The following proteins come from a genomic window of Acinetobacter sp. SAAs474:
- a CDS encoding TolC family protein, translated as MSKIKLNPRIGLPLRSNIHLLGRLACALLISFNIEAVYAKTTDATTVDQLSLAEITERVKAYQNSQGVWQAQQDIADANIKNSQLWNNPTLQVDRTGFKNDQDQEWAVSLSQPLDVFGQRRASRALAHLSKQQASLKQMIYDQQLAMAVKSLWSQVMLAEIETRLLNEQLKVSLENLAATEKRFQAGSIAQVDVERVRLTQTNLTALVQQADLTRQTLKNQLFNLWGQSTVSNAIGDDFVSMWPQDTLTSIEQNRTENLVEKSLKLDELETSAQMALLKAKARPNPDINLGVKRTKTAQNQVDSQLVLGVSVPLKLFNRNQYATQIAQVKSALIEKQQNFYQTQNQLDVQTLVVELNQLKSQFDFILQQQIPLAVRVQKRTLEGFKAGKFNVMDVQQATAQLLDIRLQSVQLLKSAWQKSIEAQSLSLGIDPSIVTSKNVLVQLNQALIQETKALPVIEAGN; from the coding sequence ATGTCAAAAATAAAGTTAAATCCAAGAATTGGTTTACCGTTACGGTCGAATATTCATTTACTTGGTCGATTAGCCTGTGCATTGCTGATCAGTTTCAATATTGAAGCTGTCTATGCAAAGACTACCGATGCTACAACAGTTGATCAGCTCTCTTTGGCTGAAATTACTGAACGTGTTAAAGCCTATCAAAATTCACAGGGCGTGTGGCAAGCCCAGCAAGATATTGCAGATGCCAACATTAAAAATAGTCAGTTATGGAATAATCCTACCTTACAAGTAGATCGTACCGGATTTAAAAATGATCAAGATCAAGAATGGGCGGTTAGCCTATCACAGCCTTTAGATGTTTTTGGTCAACGCCGTGCCAGCCGTGCTTTAGCACATTTAAGCAAGCAACAAGCCAGTTTAAAACAAATGATTTATGATCAACAATTGGCGATGGCAGTCAAGTCGTTATGGTCACAAGTCATGTTGGCGGAAATTGAAACCAGACTGCTAAATGAGCAACTAAAGGTCAGTTTAGAAAATTTGGCAGCGACAGAAAAACGCTTTCAAGCAGGCAGTATTGCTCAGGTTGATGTAGAACGTGTGAGATTAACACAAACCAATCTTACTGCTTTAGTCCAGCAAGCAGACTTAACACGCCAAACTTTAAAAAATCAGTTATTTAATTTATGGGGGCAATCGACGGTCTCTAATGCGATTGGTGATGACTTTGTCTCTATGTGGCCACAAGATACTTTAACCAGCATAGAACAAAATCGAACAGAAAATCTCGTTGAAAAGTCTTTAAAACTAGATGAATTAGAAACCAGTGCTCAAATGGCCTTACTTAAAGCAAAAGCACGCCCGAATCCTGATATAAATCTAGGGGTTAAACGAACTAAAACAGCGCAAAATCAAGTTGATAGTCAATTGGTTTTAGGTGTGAGCGTACCCTTGAAATTGTTTAATCGAAATCAATATGCGACACAAATTGCACAGGTTAAGTCTGCGCTAATCGAAAAACAGCAAAACTTTTATCAAACACAGAATCAGTTAGATGTGCAAACCTTAGTGGTTGAGTTAAACCAATTAAAATCACAATTTGACTTTATTTTACAGCAACAGATTCCATTGGCTGTCCGTGTACAAAAACGCACCTTAGAAGGCTTTAAAGCAGGTAAGTTTAATGTCATGGATGTGCAGCAAGCGACAGCACAGTTATTGGATATTCGTTTGCAAAGTGTGCAGCTTTTAAAATCAGCTTGGCAAAAATCAATTGAAGCACAAAGTTTAAGTTTAGGGATTGATCCTAGCATAGTCACGTCTAAAAATGTCTTGGTACAACTCAATCAGGCCTTGATACAAGAAACCAAAGCGCTACCCGTTATAGAGGCAGGAAATTAA
- a CDS encoding efflux RND transporter periplasmic adaptor subunit codes for MKNIANQYGKVSQKVLILIVLIITALIALGLAFWKKTPAEATTDTQTAHDEEKEAEQTVSLTAQQVTEQGIQLHKAEVGPIEQIINYPARLVANTDQQAHVAPSFSGQVQSVNVALGDYVQKGQALAVLWVPDLVDQQAELKIAQTNLQLAQQDYQRERDLWAQGISAKQDYQRASNAYRQAQIQLQAAQTRLSAYGARADSNGRYILKAPISGVISQKDIVVGENVQLASSLFVIDQLDQLWLEFLVPNIDVAQIQPNQIIEFKSLQTGKKYQAQIVHLTAMADTQTGRLQVRAKVLDRADELRPNLMVNIELQQHKADQSLRVLKRAVQQIDGKDVVFVPHSKAKQIIFNPQPVTLGPSSVDGQWVEITKGLKAGQSYVGQGSFLLKSELEKGEASHAH; via the coding sequence ATGAAAAATATTGCGAATCAATATGGAAAAGTTTCACAGAAAGTCTTAATTCTGATCGTCTTAATCATCACGGCCTTGATTGCACTGGGTTTAGCTTTTTGGAAAAAAACACCTGCAGAAGCAACAACAGATACTCAAACTGCACATGACGAAGAAAAAGAGGCAGAGCAGACCGTTAGTTTGACTGCACAGCAGGTTACAGAACAGGGTATTCAGCTACATAAAGCAGAAGTAGGGCCAATTGAGCAAATTATTAATTATCCAGCACGCTTGGTTGCCAATACCGATCAGCAAGCACATGTTGCGCCAAGTTTTAGTGGTCAAGTTCAATCTGTTAATGTTGCTTTAGGGGATTATGTTCAAAAAGGTCAAGCGCTGGCTGTTTTATGGGTACCTGATTTGGTTGACCAACAAGCTGAATTAAAAATTGCTCAGACTAACTTGCAATTGGCGCAACAAGATTATCAACGTGAGCGAGATTTATGGGCACAAGGGATTTCAGCGAAGCAGGATTATCAACGTGCATCGAATGCATACCGTCAAGCCCAAATCCAATTACAAGCTGCTCAAACGCGCTTATCTGCATATGGTGCACGCGCAGATTCTAATGGGCGTTATATTTTAAAAGCACCGATTTCAGGTGTGATTAGTCAAAAAGATATTGTAGTTGGTGAAAATGTACAGCTTGCTTCATCACTATTTGTTATTGATCAATTGGATCAACTGTGGTTAGAGTTTTTGGTACCTAATATTGATGTAGCACAAATTCAGCCAAATCAAATCATTGAATTTAAATCCTTACAAACAGGCAAAAAATATCAGGCACAAATTGTACATTTAACAGCGATGGCTGATACACAAACGGGTCGTTTGCAAGTACGTGCTAAAGTTCTTGATCGTGCAGATGAATTACGTCCAAATTTAATGGTCAATATTGAATTGCAACAACATAAAGCAGATCAATCATTACGTGTGTTAAAACGTGCTGTACAACAAATTGATGGTAAAGATGTGGTCTTTGTACCTCATTCAAAAGCCAAGCAAATTATTTTTAACCCACAACCTGTGACATTAGGACCAAGTTCAGTGGATGGGCAATGGGTTGAAATTACTAAAGGTTTAAAGGCGGGACAGTCTTATGTGGGGCAAGGTAGCTTTTTGTTAAAATCTGAACTGGAAAAGGGGGAAGCAAGTCATGCACATTAA